A stretch of DNA from Candidatus Gastranaerophilales bacterium:
ACCCTGTGGCTTTTGAATACATGAAAAAAATAAAAACGCTGTTTGACCCTAACAACATTTTAAATCCGGGAAAAGTATTTGATTATGAAAAACCTTAAAAAATACGGCGAAGAAGTTTATAAATGCTCGGGCTGCGGTATTTGCCACGATATTTGCCCGGTATTTGAAATTACAAAAAGAGAAAGCGCTGTTTCAAGAGGCAAGTTCAAACTGCTTAATGCGCTGATAAATCAGGACATCAAGCCTTCTAAAAGAGGGGCGGAAATTATGGATTTGTGTCTGCATTGTAATGCCTGCAGCGAATTTTGCCCAAGCGGAATTAATGCGCAAAAAATAATCGCCTGCGCCAAGTCCGATTTTTACGCAATGGGTTTTACAAGCCCTGTGAAAAGGCTTTTATCAACTGTTTTTTCAAGCAGATTAATGCTGTCCTTGATTAAATTTGCGGCAAATTTATACAGAAATTTTAAAATCCTTGATATAGTTGAATTTGTAAATAATAAAACATTTCAAATTAAAAAAATTAAACTTTTAAATTCCATATTAAAAATCAATGTCAAAAAAAATCCAACCAATGCCATACCCGCGCCAAAATATACAGCAGCTTACTTCAAAGGCTGTATAAATACATACTTCAACCCAAGCTGCGCAAATGCGGTTGGAAATATTTGCAATAGTGCGGGCATAAAATTATTAGAAGTTGATTTTCAATGCTGCGGCTTACCTTCAAAAAACATAGGCGACGTCCAAACATATATAAGACTTGCCCGAAAAAATATTGATACGGCATTAAAATCGCTTGAGCAGGCAGATTATATAATAACCGACTGTTCAACCTGTGCAAGTGCATTTGAAGAATATTCACAGGATTTGCCCGAGGAATTAGCCCTAAAAGCACAAGAAATCTCGCAAAAATTTATCAGTGTTTATGAGCTTCTTGAAATTATAGATTTTAAAACTGATTTGTCAAACCAAACCGTTACATACCACGACCCTTGCCATACTACAAGGTTTAAAAAAACAAGCCGTCTGCCAAGAAAATTACTTGCAAACTCAGGAGTGAATTTAACAGAAATGAAGGATTCTACTAAATGCTGCGGAGCGGCAGGAAGTTTTATGCTTACTAATCCGGATTTATCGGAGCAGATTTCTACTGCCAAGGCACAAAACATAATTGCAACAAAAGCCGATATAGTTTTAACAAGCTGCCCTTCCTGCACTATAGGGCTAAATCAGGGGTTGATAAATCAAAAATCAAACGTAAAAGTTATGCAGCTGGTCGAATTTCTCGCCCGGAATTAGCTTATAAACCCATATTAATAAAATTATTGTTTAAAATATCAATATTATCATGCAAACAATCGGCTAATGAAAATAAAATCGCAATTTCTTCAATATCATTTTTATTACTGCTGCAGTAATCCTTTAGAATTGAACTTAAGTTATAAATTTTTTCATAAAGCAATTTTATTTTGTCTGTATCTTACTTCATTTTTATTCTTTCAATATCGGTTAAGTCACGGTTTAATATCGATTAAAATCGATATTAAACCGATTGTCAACCTGTATAATTGACTTTATGGATGAAAAAGAATTTGTAAAAAAGGTCGGTTTAAATATAAAAGCGCTAAGGGTCAAAAAAGAGTTCAAACAAAGAGATTTAGCTGATTTTGCCCAGCTTAATATTGATTCTGTGGGCAAAATAGAGCGTGGAGAGCAAAATTTTACGATATATTCACTTTTGGCAATTGCCAAAGTCTTAAATGTACACCCAAAGAACTTATTAGATATTTGATAATAAAAAATAATTTTATTTAATATTTTTCTTATTACGATAAAAGTGTCATACTATCGTAAAAACCAAAATAAGGATAAAATTTTGACAAGGTTGATTTATTAAAAGCTTACGGTGCAGAAATTGTTATTACCCCGACTAACGTGCCGCCGGATTCGCCTGACAGTTACAATGGGGTAGCTGACGGACTTGCAAAAGAAGAAGAGATACTCATTGCCGGTTTAAACAGCTTTGGCTGCTGCCGTTAAACATGTCCAACGGGTTAAATCAGGCAAAAACATAGTTGTTTTATTGCCCGATACGGGGCATAATTATCTTACCAGGATTTTTTCTGATAATTGAATGTTTGAGAGCGGTTTTTCAGATAAAACGTCTGAACAAATTTCTGTAGGTGGAGTTGTAGGAGGATTAAGTGAAATTACGCTCATAAAGCTGCCTTACGACGGTATAAATTTAAATGAAACAATATAATTTTTTGTGGATTATAAATTGAAAGGAAATTCAACAAATGGGAACAATAACACAATTTTTAAAAGACAATTACAAGCACTTTAACTCAGCAGCGTTAATAGATGCAGCAGAAGCATACAAGCAGCATATAGAAAATGGCGGAAAAATGCTTGTAACTTTGGCAGGAGCAATGAGCAGCGCAGAGCTTGGAATATCACTTGCACAAATGATTAGAGAAGACAAAATTTCAGCTATATCTACAACGGGTGCAAATTTAGAAGAAGATTTATTCAATCTTGTTGCAAACAGCTCATATCACAGAGTTCCCAATTACAGATACCTTTCCGCTCAGGATGAGGAAAACTTGTTAAGCAAACATCTAAACAGGGTTACAGACACATGTATTCCTGAAGAAGAAGCTATGCGAAAAATAGAAAAGTTCATTGTTAAACAGTGGTTTAACGCTGATAAAAAAGGAGAACGGTATTTCCCCCATGAATTTATTTATAAAGTATTACAAGACCCTGAACTGGCGCAATATTATGATATTAATCCACAAAACAGCTGGCTGCTTGCAGCGTTAGAAAAAAATCTGCCCATTTTTGTTCCCGGCTGGGAAGACTCCACCCTGGGCAATTTTTACGCCTCTTATGTTATAAAAGGTGAGATTAAAAATGTCCATACGGTTAAGACCGGTATTGAATATA
This window harbors:
- a CDS encoding (Fe-S)-binding protein, translating into MKNLKKYGEEVYKCSGCGICHDICPVFEITKRESAVSRGKFKLLNALINQDIKPSKRGAEIMDLCLHCNACSEFCPSGINAQKIIACAKSDFYAMGFTSPVKRLLSTVFSSRLMLSLIKFAANLYRNFKILDIVEFVNNKTFQIKKIKLLNSILKINVKKNPTNAIPAPKYTAAYFKGCINTYFNPSCANAVGNICNSAGIKLLEVDFQCCGLPSKNIGDVQTYIRLARKNIDTALKSLEQADYIITDCSTCASAFEEYSQDLPEELALKAQEISQKFISVYELLEIIDFKTDLSNQTVTYHDPCHTTRFKKTSRLPRKLLANSGVNLTEMKDSTKCCGAAGSFMLTNPDLSEQISTAKAQNIIATKADIVLTSCPSCTIGLNQGLINQKSNVKVMQLVEFLARN
- a CDS encoding helix-turn-helix transcriptional regulator, producing MDEKEFVKKVGLNIKALRVKKEFKQRDLADFAQLNIDSVGKIERGEQNFTIYSLLAIAKVLNVHPKNLLDI
- a CDS encoding deoxyhypusine synthase family protein, producing the protein MGTITQFLKDNYKHFNSAALIDAAEAYKQHIENGGKMLVTLAGAMSSAELGISLAQMIREDKISAISTTGANLEEDLFNLVANSSYHRVPNYRYLSAQDEENLLSKHLNRVTDTCIPEEEAMRKIEKFIVKQWFNADKKGERYFPHEFIYKVLQDPELAQYYDINPQNSWLLAALEKNLPIFVPGWEDSTLGNFYASYVIKGEIKNVHTVKTGIEYMQSLHDWYLADSKHHSIGFFQIGGGIAGDFPICVVPMLHQDLEKDARLWGYFAQISDSTTSYGSYSGAVPNEKITWGKLAKDTPSFIIESDATIVAPLIFAYVLDK